In Camelina sativa cultivar DH55 chromosome 17, Cs, whole genome shotgun sequence, the genomic stretch ACATAATTATAACAATCGAATCTGCAAATTTAGAGGTATAGAACAAGAAAatgggagaaaaagaagagaagaaagaaaaaggcgAGGAAATCATCACTGCCGTTTACAAGGTTCACCTTCACTGCCGGAAATGTGCGTGCGACATCAAAAGGCCTCTCCTTCGATTCCAAGGTTAGGCTTCATTTTCTTAACGATGATCCCAATTGTTTACAAAGTTGTCCTATTTAATAGAAAGTACTTCCACTGTTTCATAGAAGAGATGTGGATCTTGTACTGATGTTTTCAATCGGTTTTCTAAGTTTGGTCATAGTCCAAACTCCAAACTATTatatattgagtttttgcatggcttttttttttgtttttttttataagttaaaGTAGTCGATACAACATTATCCAGAGGCAAACCAGGCCGTCGATCCAACCGtcattaaagattttttttttaaataggtgGAACACCATAAAATTGTTACATTTGGGTTTAGCAACTATCATTTGGAGGATTGATAATTATGTGGTTACATTTTGacaataatatattattgtaGGGGTTCATGGTNNNNNNNNNNNNNNNNNNNNNNNNNNNNNNNNNNNNNNNNNNNNNNNNNNNNNNNNNNNNAAGTTGGCTAAATTGATGTGTAAtctttaagatatatattaatttgtaatcTTGATGAACTAATTAGTTATCTAtgacaaaaaaagaaccaactaattacttcaaaaatgtaGTCAAATATTGTGTGACATATATAAGTACAAATTAACAAGTTGGAAGAtttgtttcctcttttctttttcctcgtTTACAATCTATTCTACATGATAATTTTTCTAGTATGTCAACTTGCCATATTAGTTTTCCCAATTTTATATTGTACGAATTCAACATATCTCTCTGTTCGCTGCATTTTTCTTAGAccttaaaaaatagagattacATAATTACTACTTTCCTAAGTTCTTACGTTTGACCGAATCTTTCtgttcttcatttttgtttttcaaattagATAGTGTACCTATTAAGATGACCAAAATAGTTTTGCCATGTAGGtaattcacaaatcacaacgTGTACCGATGTAAGTGCACCCGTGGCAAACAAATCGATTAGTAGTAAAAactaaagggaaaaaaaatatgaaatctatattgcttaataatatacattttccCCATAAATCcgaaaaaatacaaattcataactacaaacatatattttagtcagagaagaataaaatgaaaccatatttttaatataatccgAATTACATATAAAGTTAGGAAGAAGAATTTtgaattcaaattaaaatgtgGGGTTATTGATCAGATAATTCCTAATTAAATTCTTGaaaatataaaagcaaagaaattattcaaattacatatttgtttattctgttTTAATATCCTCCAATGAGAGAATCAcggaaataaaaaaatgaatctcTCTATCTACACTATATCTTCCAGGTGGTTCATAATACTTTCATACCATggaaattaaaagaataaagagagagatCTTAAGAGTCCTAAAAACAtgggagtttttttttgaaaaaaatttcgtAAAATCCCCAGAACTTTTCTCACTACGCCAGAAGAGCCTATTTTTTCTCAGATTTACTTTCCTTCAatctctccattttttttttattaatgacttttatttctttctccttttgccACATATTTGTTCTCCCTTCacttttatctcttcttcaccaTTATAAATTGctctctcatctctcatctTTGTAgaccaaaatatcaaaaactaagtACTAGAGAGAATCAAAAAACACATCAAGATGTGTAGTAAGACGAATAGTGCGAGTTATCGAAACAGAGATGACGATGATTACTCTGTCTTGTGTCCCAAGAAACAGAAGCATAATAACAATGGAAATGGAGGAGGTAGAAGAAAAGTCCCACGAAGAGGGCCTGGTGTCGCTGAACTCGAGAAGATCCGTCTCGAGGAACAACACATCTCTACAAACGTACAACTTCCTCTTCCTACTCCTCTTCTTCCGCTGGAGAAATCTTCGGCCATCATCGACAAAACCGGTCCGGTTTACCCTTTCTCGTCTTATTTCACGACCGGATCTTTCCCTAATGATTTGATCCCTCCGGCTCCAGTCTTTCAGAGGAAGCATGATTCGTCTCTTCATTACCTTCCTCCGGTAATTAATCAAAAGAACAtattcatagttttttaattttacagttttttttgtgatatatacggatttgtgtttattgtttgtatatgtgtgtgtgtgtgtgtttacagATGAATCTACCGAATCAAGGATCTGGAGGATTTTATCAGTTTATAGAGCCCCCTTTAAACCAAACATCTAGTCTTGACAATGTCACTCAATTTCTAGGCGAAGAAAAggttaatcataattttttttggtggttaaatccttaaacaaaatcaaagtaatCATTTTATTGATTCTTAATAAtctattttgattattatttagcAGACCCTTGCTGCGAAAAGGCCATGGCATTTTATGGCAGAGACTGCGAAATGTAGTGTTGGACCGACCATAACTAtctcaaggtttgttttttttttaggtttaacCAGTTTCTTTAGTTATTATATGTATTAAAACGTTTAAGTTTGTTTATTTGACATTTTATGACTTTCAGGGAtggtaaacaaatcaaatcactAGACCTAAGATTGAAAAATCATATTCAAGATTCAGGAACCACAATTAGAAATCCAATTACCATTGATTCATCTTCTCCGACAACTCCTCCTTTGCCGATTTTCCCAAATGCTTCATTCGATTTCCCGCGCTTTTTACAGGTAATGTAGTTTCTATGTGTTTTTACCAGTTTGGTTGATcaattttagtttcattttcatcttcttttttttttttttttttttNAATGAACAGAAAGAAGTGGTTGATCATGAAATCATACCACGAACGAGCGGTGCAAATTTTCCGATAAATAGAAAACCGTTCTACAGCTTTTTGCCCTCGAATGACCAGAGTATTCGCGACCAAGATCGATCCTTCAGTTTGAGATCCGAGAGATATGATTCAGTTACTGATCACGGCATTGATCTTCGTCTTaagttataagaaaattattttctaagcaaatttttaaaattttgaatctttatgTCATCAGTTTGTAGTTTCGGATAGATATATAACAAAGATCTGCCAAATACTTGAATTTTCTTAGTTCtctttaacaagaaaaacatgATGAGGGTGAAACAAACATACTTTAACCATAGCCACTTCACCTTCAAGAATAGTAATTAAAGACAGTCTTAGTGTGAAGCGTAATTAATTAGCACAAACCACACGATACATGGTCAAAcacaattgtttatttttccaaaaaagaagaaaacaaaaatcatacaCAATAATTGTTGGATTTTTCTGTTTGTGATAAAATttccaattaattaaaatcaacGATTATACAAATTAAAGATAACTTTTCATACTTTAAATATCGTATatgtagctttttttttaaattatgttagcATGTTATTAGAAGTATTAAGTAGTTGATTATTTtatcaattatattttggatatcAAATTGTATCTCATAActcaattaaaatatttccatataaatcaaagtagtaatattaatttctgtaatttttttattgtctcATGACACCGTCACACAAATAATCTTGTCAGCTAAAATAATCGATATCAAAAATCTTTTGgaataaagttttaaatgacaattttgtttacatattttgCTACCAAAcaacttttttatattattggtttttttgcatttcgaattttgaattttcttaaaGTTAGAAAACTTAAAACACTTGATTAAACATCAAATCgaaataaatagaaaacataaatgttaattaaaataatttgaataataaaaattgaaattaaaaaatataatatacaatctgaaaaatatatatgagaaataagctagataaagaaaaaaatataaattaatgagCGATGCATTTTGAATATAGCGATCATTTTTCTCTTTgcaaaaactggaaaaaaaatctattatttaGAGATGTGTTTTGTTGTAGTATCCAATATCTAACAGTAATTAAAgaactatatttttattcactttttctattttaatcttatattcTTCTTcaggtaaaatataatattattttgtaatttttacaaACTACTTCAAATAGTTCTGCATTTTTTGTGCAAACTCATCACGCTTAAggtaaatttgatttttgattttggtttgtttcgcTTTAATATCTAAAGACATAAGTCATCTTCGAGCTGTCATTACGAGCAAACAAATTTCTCCCGATACATATATTTTCCTAATCAAACCAAATTACTATACTTAATAATCAAAACACACTATATAATgtttaataacaaattaatatggtaagttagctATGTTGATTTTAATTGG encodes the following:
- the LOC104757227 gene encoding protein SPEAR4-like, producing the protein MCSKTNSASYRNRDDDDYSVLCPKKQKHNNNGNGGGRRKVPRRGPGVAELEKIRLEEQHISTNVQLPLPTPLLPLEKSSAIIDKTGPVYPFSSYFTTGSFPNDLIPPAPVFQRKHDSSLHYLPPMNLPNQGSGGFYQFIEPPLNQTSSLDNVTQFLGEEKTLAAKRPWHFMAETAKCSVGPTITISRDGKQIKSLDLRLKNHIQDSGTTIRNPITIDSSSPTTPPLPIFPNASFDFPRFLQKEVVDHEIIPRTSGANFPINRKPFYSFLPSNDQSIRDQDRSFSLRSERYDSVTDHGIDLRLKL